In Acidimicrobiales bacterium, the following are encoded in one genomic region:
- the ftsH gene encoding ATP-dependent zinc metalloprotease FtsH gives RFGDVAGYEGAKQEVSEVVDFLAHPDRYARAGAVGPRGVLMVGPPGTGKTLLARAVAGEAEVPFFAITGSSFVELFVGVGASRVRDLFATARKRAPSIIFIDEIDAIGGRRGASLFASNDEREQTLNQLLAEMDGFDKDTGVVVLAATNRPEILDPALLRPGRFDRTVEIPLPNRAERAKILAVHTKGRKLGPDVDLDVVAGLTPGFSGADLANLVNEAAIVAVRADREVITAADFSDARDRILLGRRDASNALLPDEKRAVAVHEGGHALVAVLSEHADPVAKVTILPSGMALGVTEQLPVDERHLYPQSYLLDSLAVRLGGRASELLVLGEASSGASNDLAGATELATRMIRDFGMSPRLGPIGFSSPTPNYVSSADGRGRPYAEGTQQVIDEEVERLLREAEERATGLLTEHRPALDRVVELLLERETIDGSEVERAVTATGRQPARAGTG, from the coding sequence CGCTTCGGCGATGTAGCCGGCTACGAGGGGGCCAAGCAGGAGGTCAGCGAGGTCGTCGACTTCCTCGCCCACCCCGACCGCTACGCCCGGGCGGGCGCCGTCGGGCCGCGGGGTGTACTCATGGTCGGGCCTCCCGGCACGGGCAAGACCCTGCTGGCCCGAGCGGTTGCGGGTGAAGCCGAGGTGCCGTTCTTTGCCATCACCGGCTCGAGCTTCGTCGAGCTGTTCGTCGGGGTGGGGGCGTCCCGGGTCCGGGACCTGTTCGCCACAGCTCGCAAGCGGGCGCCCTCGATCATCTTCATCGACGAGATCGATGCCATCGGCGGCCGCCGGGGTGCGTCGCTGTTCGCCTCCAACGACGAGCGGGAGCAGACCCTCAACCAGCTGCTGGCCGAGATGGACGGCTTCGACAAGGACACCGGGGTGGTCGTGCTCGCGGCCACCAACCGACCCGAGATCCTGGACCCCGCCTTGCTGCGCCCGGGCCGGTTCGACCGGACCGTTGAGATCCCGCTTCCCAACCGGGCCGAGCGGGCCAAGATCCTGGCCGTCCACACCAAGGGACGAAAGCTGGGACCAGACGTCGACCTCGACGTGGTGGCGGGCCTCACGCCCGGCTTCTCGGGCGCAGACCTCGCCAATCTGGTCAACGAGGCTGCCATCGTGGCGGTGCGGGCCGACCGAGAGGTGATCACCGCAGCCGACTTCTCCGATGCCCGCGATCGCATCCTGCTCGGACGCCGCGACGCGTCCAACGCCCTGCTGCCGGACGAGAAGCGAGCCGTCGCCGTGCACGAGGGGGGACACGCCCTGGTGGCGGTGCTCTCGGAGCACGCCGATCCCGTCGCCAAGGTCACCATCCTGCCGTCGGGAATGGCCCTCGGGGTCACCGAGCAGCTGCCGGTCGACGAGCGCCATCTGTATCCCCAGAGCTATTTGCTGGACTCCCTTGCCGTCCGCCTCGGCGGCCGGGCCAGCGAGCTCCTCGTGCTGGGCGAGGCGTCGAGTGGGGCGAGCAACGACCTCGCTGGCGCCACCGAGCTGGCGACCCGGATGATCCGGGACTTCGGCATGAGTCCCAGGCTGGGCCCGATCGGGTTCTCGTCTCCGACGCCCAACTACGTGAGCAGTGCCGATGGCCGCGGCCGGCCGTACGCCGAGGGCACCCAGCAGGTCATCGACGAAGAGGTGGAGCGGCTACTGCGAGAGGCGGAGGAGCGGGCGACGGGGCTGCTGACCGAGCACCGGCCCGCGCTCGACCGGGTCGTCGAGCTGCTCCTGGAGCGGGAGACCATCGACGGGAGCGAGGTCGAGCGGGCCGTCACCGCCACTGGGCGTCAGCCAGCTCGAGCCGGCACCGGCTGA